The nucleotide window TTTGTGGCGCTGATTGTCGGCACGATCACCTTCATGCTATCCGTTCTGATCAGGAACACACCAGCCGGAATGGGTGTCATGCTCGCAGCACTTATATCCGGTGCCATCCTTAGCAATATGGTCTCCTCATGGGAATCGGCAAAATACCTATTCATGATCAATTTGAATCTGACAGGCTACCTGTCCGGACAGGCACCGCCAATCGAAGGAATGTCGCTGGGCTTTTCACTTGTAGTGCTGGCTGTGTGGGGATTAGCGGCCCTGATTGTTTCATTTGGGGTCTTTATCAGGCAGGATATATATTAAAATTCTGAAACCCTGGCCGAAATTGGTCAGGGTTTTAACAATTGGAGATTGTTTTGGCTTTGATTAAGAGATATTTAACGGTTAGAGACAAAATATAAACGGTTGTCGCAGTTTTTTTAACGGTTGGACAGTATTTTTCGACGGTTGGAGTGATTTTATCGACGGTTGAAACTTTTCTGTTTAAAAATCGTATTAAAACCGAGGTGAATTTCATGTTCAAAATCACGCCACAGTGCTCGATATGTAAGAAAGAAATTCAAGCCAATGAAGAGATATTCGTTAAAATGAGGTACCCAAAATCGAGGGGTATGACGGAGATTAAAGCATTTATACAATATCAGGGTAAAATAATTTGTAATGAGTGCAATGATAAGTGAAATTACAGGGGGACCTGGTATGTTTGTAGAAAAACGGACGGAAAAGAGAAGAAAGAAGAAGCAGAACGGCAGTTATACTTTTGTGGATTTTGTTTTTGATGTACTTTTTTATATTCCGGAGTTGATTCTCCTTCCATTCCGGCTGGTATTCTATTTGTTCAGGTTCCTTGCGAGATCCATATTTGATGGCATTTAAAAAATCCTGCGATTCCAAAATCGCAGGATTCGGCTGTATTTTTTATAGCTTCCTCACCCTAAAGTTGTTCTGCAGCACAGGCCAATTCTGCGGAAAAGAAGGCCCAAGAACCCAGTAGCTCACACCTCGCAGGCCGTATTCTTTTACCGTATCGTATCTCGCCTGTACGCTTCTGGCGTCTTCGTACCATACTTCATGCTGCTGTCCTTTTGCGTCTGTATAGCGGAAGAAGGGGGATTGATACTGTTCGTTGAACTGTATGTTCACTCCCTGCTGTGCGGCAAGTTCCACTGCTCCTTTTGGACTTAGTGTCTTCGCGTAAGTTCCCTGCTCCCACGGAATGTTCCAGTCCCTGCCATACAAAGGCACACCCATCAGGATTTTTTTGCGCGGAATGGCTGTGACTGCATAATCCAAGACTTTCTTCACTTCGTTTATCGGCGCAATTGCCCATGGCCTGCCTCCAGACCAGCCCCATTCATACGTCATGATGATGACAAAATCAACAATTTGTCCATGTGCATTATAATCGTGGGCTTCATACAGCAACCCTTGCTGGTCGGCTCTTTGTTTCGGAGCCAGGGCAGTGGAGACGGTATAACCGGCGGGATGCATGCGGGCAACAGCCTTTCGCAGAAAATCATTGTAGTTTTGTCGGTCCTCGGGATACACGTACTCGAAATCAATATTCAGTCCTGAATAGCCCTTTTCTCGCATTTCTGTAAGGACATTGGTCAAAAGAGTATCCTGAACAGCTGGGTTGCGCAGGATGGCAGCCGCCCGGTCTGAATTAAAAGACCCATCTGCTTCATTTGTGATTGTCAGCAGAGAGGAAGTGCTGGTTCTTTTTGCAGCCTGAAGAACTCTTGCATCCTGCAGTTCAATCAATTCACCGCTTTCACTCACCTTATAGGAAAAAGGCGATAGATAGGTAAAAAGAGAGCCATATTTTAAGATAGTTAGACTTCCTGCTTCACTCATTCTGGTTATATAGGCATTAACCTCGATTACTGGTTTTGCAGGTGCGGGAATTCTCAGAACATACCCTGTATAAATAAGAGAGGGATTCGAAATATTATTAGCCTCTGAAATCTGGTTGACCGTCACTCCGTACCGCTGTGCAATTGCCCAGAGGGTCTCACCAGCCTGAATCCTGTGAGAAAAATAAGGCATTTTAAGCAACTGGCCAACAAACACCAATGATGGATCCGTTATATTATTGTAGCTTGCGAGTTCCTGGAGAGTAACCCCGTAACGGGAGGCGATGGACCATAAGCTGTCACCCTGCTGGACGACATATTCCCGGTTATTCTCGGGTATCACAAGCGATTGCCCGACTACTAATACATTGGGATTATCAAGTTCATTTGCTGAAACGATTTGGTTGATTGTTGTTTGGTATCCCTGTGCAATTCTCCATAGACTGTCCCCAGGTTTAATGACATGTATATTCACAGTAAATCACCTCCCAATTATTTGTACCTTTTATCAAGATATGCCGAGAAAAGATGTCCTATTTTTAAAAAGGTGATTTCTGAAAATTAAGAAAAAGGGTATGCAATTATAGAAATTAGTATATAATAGTTAGAAAACTAGAAAGAAAAAAGGGGAAAATGGTATGGTAACGTATGGTACTTTTTTACGTTTAGTAGAAGAGGCGGAGAAGTTGAACTGCAGGGTGATTTATGATTCTAAGAAAAAAATCAATTTTAATCCTAACATGTCCATAACAATTCCATTGTCGACCACGCTTGAAAATATTTATGCTTTTGCCCATGAAGTCGGCCATTTAATTGACTTTGTAAATGGAGAGCTGGATTATGAAAAATGGCTGAATGACTGGTCCTACCGGATAACGGCAGAGATGAGTGCCTGGGTTCATGCCTATAAAATACTAAAGAATTTGAACGTACCGCTTGATGGGTGGAAAGATCATGTCGATTCAAAGCTCTCGACTTATTTTAAATATCATGAAGTGACTGCGTAGACTGGCTGAGGCTGGTCTTTTTTCATGGAAAAATAAAATTGGTATGGTTTACGAACGTTTGTTCTGGATATAATGAAGATAAGTTATCCCGAAAGGATGGTCAGCATGAGAATACGAGACAGAGGAAAGCTGAAATTTATGCCGGCACATTTTATGCCGGAACATCGTGCCTTGTTGAGAGAACTCGCCCGGGATGAATTGCGGCAGCCTCGTCCGCTGCTCGACGAATACGAAATCCAGGAACTGGAGAACCAGATTTGCTTCGCGATGGAATATACATACCCAGTCATCATCACAAAATGGTGGGACGGATTTACATATGAAGAAACAGGGCATATCCATTACCTCGATCCCATCCGGAAGCGGGTTCGAATGGTCACTGAAGATGGCAGTGCTATTGCCATAAATTTTGCTGATATTGTCAAGGTAATAATCAAGGAGTAAAGACGTTATACAACACCTTACACAACATAAAGGAAAAATGGTCTTTTTATCGATCTTGCGAGGAGAAAAGGATGCACATTGGAATCTGGCCAATTACTCTCAAGAAATATCCGTGAATGCCCGAGGTGTTAGAGTATCTAGGGGTCATTAAATTCTACAAAAAGTTGGATTTTTTAAATCATATGAAATGCTAAAAGCTGCAGTTTAATGGATCATTTCTTGAAAATGCTTAGACGCTAAAAAGAAATTCCATAATCATCGCCATTTAAAATTAAGCTCGCAATAAAGCGAGTATTTCTTAATAAAGGGTAAAATGAACGAGAGGTGATAACAAATGAATGAAAAGCAGATGGTTGGCGAGAAGGCGGTTGAGTATATCAAAGATGGAATGGTGGTTGGACTGGGGACTGGCTCCACCGTTTATTATACAATCAGAAAACTGGGTGAATTAGTAAGAGGCGGGCTGAAAATCAAAGGAGTCCCGACATCCGAACAGACAGCAGCGCTTGCGAAGGAAGAAGGAATTCCCCTGGTCGATTTGAAAGAGGTCGATGCACTTGATATTGCCATTGACGGGGCAGACCAGGTGGATTCCAATTTGAACTTGATAAAAGGCGGAGGAGGGGCATTACTGAGGGAAAAAATCATCGCAAATGCTGCTTCCAGCTTTATTGTGATTGCCGATTCGACCAAATTGGCGCACAAGCTGGGGACTTTTCCGCTGCCAGTGGGGGTTGTCCAATTTGGAGTTTACATGACTGCCAGGAATATCAAAAGCCTGGGCTGTGTGCCGAAATTAAGAGAAAAAGAAGGTCAACCGTTTATAACGGATAATGGCAATTACATACTGGACTGTGACTTTAAGCGGATCGAATCCCCCGCTGAACTTGAGGTGCAGTTGAACATGATTCCAGGGGTGGTTGAAAATGGACTGATTGTCAATTCTGCCTCCAGGTTGATTACGATTGAGAATGGTGAACTGAGTGAAAAAGAACCAGCAGAAAGATAGATGAAGTAGCAAGAAAGTACCAACAGCTAGAGTCAATGCAAGGGAGTATTTGATTCCTATTTTATCACTCTGGCTGGAACTGAAGCGCTCAATAAGTTAGAGAAGATGCTTTTATAAGGGGAGAAAATGAGGCCATGAAAAGGAAAGCCCTGTTAGTAATAGATGTCCAAAATGAAATGTTTCAGGAAGGGAACGTAGTATTTAATGGGGAAGGGTTGCTAAAAGGAATGAAAACACGGATAGAACGGACACGTGCGCAGGAGATGCCAATTATCTACATCCAACATAACGACCTTTCCTTGGTGCATGGTACTTATTTGTGGGAAGTCCATTCTGAAATAGCACCTCATGAGGGTGACATCATTGTCCAAAAAAACACTCCAGATTCATTTGTCAACACTACTCTAGAACAGGAATTAAAAGCAAAGAACATTCAACATTTGGTGTTAGCAGGAATCCAAACAGAAGTTTGCGTCGATACGACCTGCCGGAGTGCATTCAGCAAGGGATATAAAGTAACCTTAGTGTCTGATTTGCATAGCACCTGGCCGACCACAGAATTATCAGCACAGCAGATTATAAACCATCACAATGGAGTGCTGCGCTGGTTTGCCGATGTAAAGAAAAGCGAGGAAATTTTATGAGATGAAAGCCCTCAAAAAACGCTAAAAACAATCTATGTAATAAGAATGAATAGACTGGAAGAGATATTCATTAAAAAGAAGGTTGGTACATTACATGGAGGCTTTTCCAATCATTCACACGAACTTTTGGGATGCAGTTATCGCAGTCCCAGTTGTCATTTTTGCGACACAGATACTAAAAATATTGCTGCATCCCCGTAAGGCCTGCGTTCTTGGAATTGCAAATTTGATTGGTTTAATTATTTCTATTTTCATTGCCCACCCACATAACCTCTGGGCAGGTGTTTTCATGGGCTTTTTCTATGGAAATGCAGCGGTGGGAGTTTATTCTTCTTTGAAAGTGCAAATTTTAGCATATAGGGATGTTCAAGAAAATAGCTAAAATGTTTCTCGGACTGTAGGCAACCTCGAAGTGTTTTGGGGTTGATTACAGTCCTTTTTTTATGATTAAGTGAGCCAGGCTCCATGAAAGCCGATTAACTTTCGGTTTCGCAATGGAAGGAATTCGATCCCCGGAGAAAGAATATAGTAGGAATTGTTAGGAGGGATTGATTTGCCTGAAACCAGGATACATCCATATTTATTTGTTGTGCTAGTGGTTGCGACTACCTTTCTGATGGGTTCTTCTTTTACAGTCGGGAAAATCGGTTTGACATATGTTTCCCCATTATTATTGGTTGGATTGAGGTTCACGATTGCCGGATTATTGATGGCTGTGATCGTCAGGAAAAATCCGTTGCCTTCAAAACTTGCTGACTGGGGAAGGATATTTGTCATTGGCTTGATGCAAACAGCAGGGGTCATGGGCTGTATCTTCCTTAGCTTGCGGACAATCACGGCAGGAGAATCCTCCATCTTAACCTTTACCAATCCATTGATGGTTGTGATCATGGGGACCATTTTCCTGGGAATCAGATACAGGCTTATCCAGTGGCTGGGGGCCATTGTCGGCTTTCTAGGCGTATTTATTACTTTGGGATTTCATTTGCAACTCACCACCGGGACACTTCTGGGTCTAGGCGCGGCGGTATCATGGTCGATTGGCACCATCCTGATCAAACAATGGGGAAACCGTTTCAATGTTTGGGTGTTGACCGCGTACCAGATGTTATTTGG belongs to Mesobacillus sp. AQ2 and includes:
- a CDS encoding cysteine hydrolase family protein, with product MKRKALLVIDVQNEMFQEGNVVFNGEGLLKGMKTRIERTRAQEMPIIYIQHNDLSLVHGTYLWEVHSEIAPHEGDIIVQKNTPDSFVNTTLEQELKAKNIQHLVLAGIQTEVCVDTTCRSAFSKGYKVTLVSDLHSTWPTTELSAQQIINHHNGVLRWFADVKKSEEIL
- a CDS encoding DMT family transporter, with the protein product MHPYLFVVLVVATTFLMGSSFTVGKIGLTYVSPLLLVGLRFTIAGLLMAVIVRKNPLPSKLADWGRIFVIGLMQTAGVMGCIFLSLRTITAGESSILTFTNPLMVVIMGTIFLGIRYRLIQWLGAIVGFLGVFITLGFHLQLTTGTLLGLGAAVSWSIGTILIKQWGNRFNVWVLTAYQMLFGGSILLLMGLTMETPRLAINPISIVIILWLAIMASIVQFAIWFYLINQGDPGKTSAFLFLAPFFGVLSGWVLLDEVVQWYVYAGGALIFTGIFLVNWTFAPKTSLTAKKAG
- the rpiA gene encoding ribose-5-phosphate isomerase RpiA encodes the protein MNEKQMVGEKAVEYIKDGMVVGLGTGSTVYYTIRKLGELVRGGLKIKGVPTSEQTAALAKEEGIPLVDLKEVDALDIAIDGADQVDSNLNLIKGGGGALLREKIIANAASSFIVIADSTKLAHKLGTFPLPVGVVQFGVYMTARNIKSLGCVPKLREKEGQPFITDNGNYILDCDFKRIESPAELEVQLNMIPGVVENGLIVNSASRLITIENGELSEKEPAER
- a CDS encoding YolD-like family protein translates to MRIRDRGKLKFMPAHFMPEHRALLRELARDELRQPRPLLDEYEIQELENQICFAMEYTYPVIITKWWDGFTYEETGHIHYLDPIRKRVRMVTEDGSAIAINFADIVKVIIKE
- a CDS encoding LysM peptidoglycan-binding domain-containing protein, coding for MNIHVIKPGDSLWRIAQGYQTTINQIVSANELDNPNVLVVGQSLVIPENNREYVVQQGDSLWSIASRYGVTLQELASYNNITDPSLVFVGQLLKMPYFSHRIQAGETLWAIAQRYGVTVNQISEANNISNPSLIYTGYVLRIPAPAKPVIEVNAYITRMSEAGSLTILKYGSLFTYLSPFSYKVSESGELIELQDARVLQAAKRTSTSSLLTITNEADGSFNSDRAAAILRNPAVQDTLLTNVLTEMREKGYSGLNIDFEYVYPEDRQNYNDFLRKAVARMHPAGYTVSTALAPKQRADQQGLLYEAHDYNAHGQIVDFVIIMTYEWGWSGGRPWAIAPINEVKKVLDYAVTAIPRKKILMGVPLYGRDWNIPWEQGTYAKTLSPKGAVELAAQQGVNIQFNEQYQSPFFRYTDAKGQQHEVWYEDARSVQARYDTVKEYGLRGVSYWVLGPSFPQNWPVLQNNFRVRKL